From Permianibacter aggregans, a single genomic window includes:
- a CDS encoding glycoside hydrolase family 16 protein, which translates to MLVIPLFGLLACGTSSTSTETSPSPINGGTENWQLVWSDEFDGNAIDTRKWSLEINCWGGGNNEQQCYTDRASNAFLRDGLLHIVARKESYTGPSENEDSPDYLSSPLRTLPYTSARLRTKHKGDWKFGRFEIRAKLPFGQGTWPAIWMLPTDNIYGNWAASGEIDIMEAVNLKTQTDAAGTPTGKREARVHGTLHYGKAWPGNVYKGFPYELPNGQNPADDFHVYALEWHDGVMHWYVDGIKYATQTSSTWYTQYPDQNGTLITGAGSAPFDQRFHLLLNLAVGGNWAGNVNQGGVDDTVFPQSFLIDYARVYQKHPPAR; encoded by the coding sequence ATGCTTGTGATTCCCTTGTTCGGATTGCTTGCCTGCGGCACCAGTAGCACCAGCACAGAAACCTCGCCGTCACCGATAAATGGCGGCACAGAAAACTGGCAACTGGTGTGGAGCGATGAGTTCGACGGCAACGCCATCGACACCCGAAAATGGTCGCTGGAGATCAATTGCTGGGGCGGCGGCAACAACGAGCAGCAGTGTTACACCGACCGGGCCAGTAACGCCTTTTTGCGAGACGGGCTTTTGCATATCGTTGCCCGCAAAGAATCCTACACCGGCCCCAGCGAAAACGAAGATTCGCCTGATTACCTGTCATCACCGCTGCGCACCCTGCCCTACACCTCGGCTCGGTTACGCACCAAGCATAAGGGCGACTGGAAATTTGGCCGTTTCGAAATCCGCGCCAAACTGCCATTTGGTCAAGGCACTTGGCCAGCGATCTGGATGCTGCCGACCGACAACATCTACGGCAACTGGGCCGCATCCGGTGAAATCGACATCATGGAAGCGGTGAACTTAAAAACCCAGACCGATGCCGCTGGCACACCGACCGGCAAACGCGAAGCGCGAGTCCATGGCACTCTGCACTACGGCAAAGCCTGGCCGGGCAATGTTTACAAAGGATTCCCTTATGAACTCCCGAACGGTCAAAATCCAGCCGATGATTTTCATGTCTATGCCCTGGAATGGCACGACGGCGTCATGCATTGGTATGTCGACGGCATCAAATACGCCACACAAACCAGCAGCACCTGGTACACCCAATACCCCGATCAAAACGGCACGTTAATCACCGGCGCTGGCAGCGCACCATTCGATCAGCGCTTTCATTTATTGCTCAACCTCGCCGTCGGCGGCAACTGGGCGGGCAACGTCAATCAGGGCGGCGTTGACGACACGGTTTTCCCGCAATCGTTTCTTATTGACTACGCTCGGGTTTATCAAAAACATCCACCCGCACGATGA